The window TGTTCCTGCGCCGGGAACTTGTGCGCGATGGCCCAACGCGGCGCGCGCGAGACGAAGCCCATCTCGCGCTGGCCGGCGACGTCGTCCAGCTTGTAGACCACGCCGTCGATGTCGAACGGCAGGCCGTCGCGCGCCTCGCCGATGCGGCGGTAGTACGCCAGCAGGCCGTCGACGCCGTGCACCACCGTCGCCAGGTCGCTGACCGGGAAGCCCCAGTCGCGCAGGCGCGCCAAGGTGGCCGAATGGGTGTCGGGCAGCGCGCCGCCCTCGACCAGGCCGATGCCGTAGGCGAAGAAGCTCAACGGCCGCTGCGCGGTGACCGCGGAATCGAGCTGGCGCAGCGAACCGGCGGCGCCGTTGCGCGGATTCGCCAGCACCTTGCCGCCGTGCAGGCGCGCGTGCTCGTTCCAGCGCTCGAAATCGGCGCGCGCCATGTAGACCTCGCCGCGCACCTCCAGCACCTTCGGCCAACCCGCGCCTTCGAGCCTGTGCGGAATGACCGCGATCGTGCGCAGGTTGGCGGTCACGTCCTCGCCGGTCGCGCCGTCGCCGCGGGTCGCGCCCTGCACGAACGCGCCGTCCTCGTAGCGCAGGCTGATGGCGAGGCCGTCGAGCTTGGGCTCGGCGGAAAACACCAGGTCGTCGCGATCCAGCCGCTCGCGGATGCGGCGCACGAAATCGCCGACCTCCTCGTCGCTGAAGGCGTTGCCCAGCGACAGCATCGGCACCGCGTGCTCGACCGGCGCGAAGCGGCCGGAAGGCGCCGCACCGACCTTGCGGGTCGGCGATGCGGCATCGGCCAGTTCCGGATGCTCGCGCTCCAGCACTTCGAGCTCCCGCACCAGCGCGTCGTACTGTGCGTCGGTGATGTCCGGATCGTCCAGCTCGTGGTAGCGCCGGTTGGCGTCCTCGATGCGGCGGCGGAGATCGGCGATGCGGGCGGCGTTGTCCATCGCCGTATTTTGCCGCGATCCCGGCAATGCCGGAATCACGCAGGCGTCACCAGCGCGTGGTCTTGCCTAGCGGCGGCGCGGCGTTCTGTCGATCATAGGCGCGCAGTTCGTCGCGGATGTGCTGGATGCGCTGGCGGCCGAGCGCGCTGCGCTCCTCGTCCAGCACCACGCCGTCCAGCAGGTCGGCCATGCGCTGCGCGGCGGGCTCCATCGTCTCCCAGGCGTCCAGCGCCGGCACCGGCGCGGGCAGGGTCAGAAAGAAGGCGATGGCCGGGGTTTCGACTTCGGCGATGCGGGCCATGTCGAAGTTGCCAGGCTTGATGATGTTGGCGACGCTGAAGATCGGGCCGACGTCGGGGCGGCCATCGACCAGGCGATGGAACACGTCCATGTAGCCGAAGGTCAGGCCGGCCTTCTCGGCGGCGACCACGATGTCGGGTCCGTGCAGCTTGCTGCCGGCCTTGGCCGCCACGTACAGCGAGATGATGCGGTCGAACTGGTCGCCGGGGCGCTTGCCGAGTTCGCTCTGCGTCGCGCCGCCGCCCAGCGGCAGTTCCTCCTGCTCGGCCGCGCCTTCGCCCCAGCTGTCGGCCAGTTGTTCGCCCAGCGACGGCTCGGTGCGGCCGCCCGCATCGCGCGCGGTTTCGCGCGGCAGGCGGCGGCCCTGCCCGTCCTTGCGGCTGCGGCCGAAGAAGATGATCGCGCCGAGCAGCAGCGACATCGCCACCGCGATGCCGATCCGGAGCAGGGTCATGTCCGACATTCAATCAGTCTCCTGATGCGGGTTATGCGGCGCCAGCCAGGCGCGCGGCCTCGGCGAGGTCGACGGACACCAGGCGCGACACGCCCGGCTCGCGCATGGTCACGCCCGAGAGCTGCTGCGCGGCTTCCATCGTCGCCTTGTTGTGGGTGACGAACAGGAACTGTACCGCTTCGCTCATCTCGCTGACCATCGCGGTGAAGCGGCCGACGTTGGCCTCGTCCAGCGGCGCGTCCACCTCGTCCAGCAGGCAGAACGGCGCGGGGTTGAGGCGGAAGATCGCGAACACCAGCGCCACCGCGGTCATCGCCTTCTCGCCGCCGGACAGCAGCGAGATGTTGGACACGCGCTTGCCGGGCGGGCGCGCCATGATCGCGACGCCGGTGTCGAGCAGGTCCTCGCCGGTCAGTTCCAGATAGGCGTGGCCGCCGCCGAACAGGCGCGGATACAGTTCCTGCACGCCGGCGTTGACGCGGTCGAAAGTGTCCTTGAAGCGGCCGCGGGTTTCGCGGTCGATCTTGCGGATCGCTTCTTCCAGCGTTTCCAGCGCGGACTTGAGATCGGTGTCCTGCGCGTCCAGGTAGTCCTTGCGCTGCGCGGCCTCGGCGTGTTCGGCGATGGCGGCGAGGTTGACCGGTTCGAGGCGGCGCAGCTTGGCGTCCAGCTCGCCGACTGCGCGCTCCCAAGCGCCGGCATCGGCGTTTTCCGGCAGCGCGTTGAGCACGTCGTCCATCGCGAAGCCGGCCTCGGCCACGCCGGCGGAGAACTGCTCGGCCTTCAGCGCCAGCGCCTGCTGGTCGAGGCGGCGCTGGCCGATGGCTTCGCGCTGTTCCAGCGATTGGGCGTCGCGCTGCTGACGCACCTGTTCGTACTGGCGCAGTTCGGCGTCGATGCCTTCCAGCACCGAGCGCGCCTGCGCCAGCTCGCGATCCACGCGCACGCGCTCTTCCAGCGCGGCCTGGCGCTCGGCTTCCAGCGCCTGCACCGGCGCGTCGCCCTCGGCCATCTGCGAGGCCAGATCGCCCAGCCGCGAATCCAGCTGGCCGCGCTGGCCGCCCATGCGTTCCAGCGCCTGCGCCAAGGCCACCGCCTGCACGCGCTGCGATTCCAGCGTCAGCGCCAGCGCGTGGGCGGCGTCGCGCGCCTCGCGGGCGGCGTTGCGGGCGGCTTCGCGCTTGTCTGTGAGGTAGCGGCGCTCGTTCTCCAGCGTCTGCCGCGCGGACTCCAGGTTGCCCATCCGGCCCAGCGCGTCCTCGATGCGGATGCGCGCCTCGGCGGCCTGCTCCTTGTTCGCTTCCAGCGCCTCGCCCAGCTGCTCCAGCTCGGCGTCGATACGGGCGATGCGGTTGCGCGCGTTCTCCAGCCGGCCCTGCTGGCTCTGCAACTGGCCGGCCAGTTCGGAGACGTTGCGATGGGCCATGTAGAGCTGGCGCTGCGCATCCTCGCGCTGCTGCTCGGCGACCAGATGGGCGTCGCGCAGTTGGGTCAGCGTGGCATCCAGTTCGCGCTCGCGCGCAGCGTGCTGGTCGATCTCGCCGCGCAGCGACTGGATTTCCTTCTCGCGCAGCAATGCACCCTGCTTGGCCGCGCCGGAGCGGGCGATGC is drawn from Thermomonas brevis and contains these coding sequences:
- the zipA gene encoding cell division protein ZipA; its protein translation is MSDMTLLRIGIAVAMSLLLGAIIFFGRSRKDGQGRRLPRETARDAGGRTEPSLGEQLADSWGEGAAEQEELPLGGGATQSELGKRPGDQFDRIISLYVAAKAGSKLHGPDIVVAAEKAGLTFGYMDVFHRLVDGRPDVGPIFSVANIIKPGNFDMARIAEVETPAIAFFLTLPAPVPALDAWETMEPAAQRMADLLDGVVLDEERSALGRQRIQHIRDELRAYDRQNAAPPLGKTTRW